From Candidatus Aminicenantes bacterium:
GTGCCGGGCGGCCTCCCCTGCCTTGCGCTTGATATAGGGCGGCAGCGGCGCGTAGCCGTGGTCGAGGACCTGCTCGTAGTCGCGATCGAACCGCAGCACCCGCCGGCCGCGTTCGCCCGCGGCCAGGACGTCGGCCCGCAGCCCGTCTTCGCCGATAAAAACAGCGCCCGACCGAAAATGGGCGGCCGGCTGGCAGAGGACTTCCATCTTTTTTGCGCCCAGGTTCCTGACGATCAGCATCTCCGCCGCCCTGCCGTTGATCTTTCCAAAGAGGCGGGCCGGCCGCACGCGCGAATTGTTCATGACCAGGAAATCATCAGCGGCCAGCAGTTCCGGAAGATCGGAAAAATGATAATGGCCGATCGCGCCGTTGCCCCGCTTGACCACCATCAATCTGGATCGATCGCGGCGCTCGGCCGGGAAACGGGCGATCAGTTCCGGCGGCAGGTCAAAATTGAATTCGGACAATTTCATGAAAGATAATTTTTATGTAGGGGCGAGGCTTGCCCTCGCCCCCAAATCAAAAGGTATTATTCCTGTTTTCCTTTACCGGCCGTAAAATCGTAGGCGTGCTTGAGGATGCCGGTGACGCTGGCCAGGTCGGCGACGTTGGTGGGCACGATCATCGAGTTGGTCGTCTTGGCCAGGCTGGCGAAAGACTGGATCCAGTCGGTGGCGATGCGCAGCGAGACGGCGTCCTTGCCGCCGGGCTGATTGATGGCCTTGCCAATCTCGACGATCCCCTGCGCCGTGGCCTTGGCCACCTCGAAGATGGCCGCCGCTTTTCCCAGCGCCTCGTTCTCCATGCGGATGCGCTCGCCCTCCGATTTCTTGATCGCCTCCTGCTTGTCGCCCTCGGCGCGGTTGATCTTGGCCTGTTTGTCGCCCTCGGAAAGGGCGATCTGCTCGAGCTTGACGCGCTCGGCCCGCATCTGTTTTTCCATGGCCTCGCGGATGGTCTGCGGCGGCTCGATGTTCTTGATCTCGTAGCGGGTCAGCTTGATGCCCCAGGGCGCCGATGCCTCGTCGATGGAGTTGACGATGGAGACGTTGACGTTCTCGCGCGATTCGAAGGTGCGGTCCAGCTCGATCTTGCCGATCTCGGAGCGCATGGTCGTCTGCGCCAGCTGGATGATGGCGAAGCGGTAGTCCATGATGCCGTAGCTGGCCTTGACCGGGTCGATGACCCGCATGTAGAGGATGCCGTCGATCTCCACCGAGATGTTGTCCTTGGTGATGCAGTTCTGCGGCGGCACGTCCACGGCCTGCTCCTTCAAAATGTGCCGGTAGGCCACGCGGTCGATGAACGGGACCAGGATGTGGAAGCCGGCGCCCAGGGTGCGCGAATACTTGCCCAGGCGCTCGATGACGTAGACCACCTGGTTGGGCACGACGATGGCGGTTCTGAGAATAGTGATGAAAATAAAAAAGGCCAGGACGGCCAGGACGATGACGGTTGGATTCATTTCAGAGCTCCTTCTTGATTTTTTCAACCTGCAGTGTCAAGTTGCTGCGGCCGGTGACGCGCACGCTTTCCCCGGCGGCGATGAATTCGTTGGCCATGGCGTCCCAGTTGGTGCCGTGGTACTTGACCTTGCCGTTGCCTTTTCCGGGATCGATGGCGTTGACGACCAGGACGATCTTGCCGACTTCCAGGTCGAACAGCTGGGCGTCATCAATGTCCTTCATGTTGCCGGTCAGGGTCTTTTTCAAGTAGCGGCGCAGCAAAAACAGCAGCAGCAGCGAGGAGACGATGAAGACCGCCAGCTGGGCGGCCAGCCCTGTGGTCAGCCCCAGGGCCGTAGCCAGGGCGGTGACCAGCGCCCCGCCGCCGAAAAAGGCCAGCACGAAATGCGGATAGAAGAGTTCGACAAAGATCAGCAGGATGCCGGCCAGCGTCCACAAAAAACCGATGCTGAATTCGACGCCTATTAGTTTCATGCTTCCTTATATAGTAAAAACCCGGCGAAAAGTCAATTGCGGCCCGGTCCCGGCGAAGACGGTTTGCAAGCTTCGACGATGACGGCATAGCCGCGGCTGAAAAACAGCAGGCCGTCCAGCCGCGAGAACAGCCAGAAGAAAGGATAAAGGAATGCGTACAGGCGGTAACTTTTTTTCACCGCCTTGAGCTTTTTCAGGCTGCTGGG
This genomic window contains:
- a CDS encoding paraslipin, coding for MNPTVIVLAVLAFFIFITILRTAIVVPNQVVYVIERLGKYSRTLGAGFHILVPFIDRVAYRHILKEQAVDVPPQNCITKDNISVEIDGILYMRVIDPVKASYGIMDYRFAIIQLAQTTMRSEIGKIELDRTFESRENVNVSIVNSIDEASAPWGIKLTRYEIKNIEPPQTIREAMEKQMRAERVKLEQIALSEGDKQAKINRAEGDKQEAIKKSEGERIRMENEALGKAAAIFEVAKATAQGIVEIGKAINQPGGKDAVSLRIATDWIQSFASLAKTTNSMIVPTNVADLASVTGILKHAYDFTAGKGKQE
- a CDS encoding NfeD family protein, with amino-acid sequence MKLIGVEFSIGFLWTLAGILLIFVELFYPHFVLAFFGGGALVTALATALGLTTGLAAQLAVFIVSSLLLLFLLRRYLKKTLTGNMKDIDDAQLFDLEVGKIVLVVNAIDPGKGNGKVKYHGTNWDAMANEFIAAGESVRVTGRSNLTLQVEKIKKEL